TTATGAATTAACTCTAGGCCCCTGAAGTGATTTATTGACACAATATTATtattctcttattattatttactttttccagaattaaaaaaatatatttgaactgTTTAAACCTTGGAGGATAAACCTGTTTTGATCACTTGTCAAGATCCGTGTCTCCCAAGTTGTACTGAGAAATAATGTAATTGCAATTACAGGCATCTCACATTTTGTTTGAGTTCCAAGAGTTCCGTATTTAGTTGTCTGGAATCATTGTGTATTTTCCCATTACCTAATCTAATAAAAAATGGTTATTTCCCAAGCtggcatttcctttttttctctcttcccatccctACTCCCAatccccaaaacaacaacaaaagagggaaaaatctTTTTGAACAAAGGTGAATAACAACACTAATTTTATTGGCCTGAGTTCTAGAGAATGTTGTGAAAGGGGCTTTGTAGTTTAATAAGAAATGACAATTCAATAGTGATAGTTGAATTCACACAAAGAAATGCCACCTCTTTCTGGGAAGTTGCTCTTGATCAGCACCCCaaagctttttcttcttctttctagaATCTTCTCTTTCTACATTTTGAATTCACTGTTGCTCCAGTGGCAACACTTAAATAAgggaaaaatgaaggagaaagtgcACACTTTCATATTCTTTAGCAGGTTCATGATGTGCAGACTTTCTCATATCTACCCGATACCTCTTAAAATCAGTGGTGAGTCTAAGAATGGTGTCACCTTAAACGttacttcttgtttttttttttaatacatctttattggagtataattgcttcacaatgctgtgttactttctgttgtacaacaaagtgaatcagccatatgcatacatatatccccatatcccctccctcttgagcctccctcccactctccctatgccacccctctaggtggtcacaaagcaccgagctgatctccctgtgctatgcagctgcttcccactagctatctattttacatttggtagtgtatatatgtcgatgcttcATTACTTCTGTCACCCAAGCAACAAAATTCCCTAGAAGTGATCTTTTTCTTATCTCATTTTTTCTCTATACCTAATtgcagtaataaaaatatttttataggtatGCAACATTTTTGAAGcgatttcacatttttaaaaactttatcacGACCTTTGAGAGTATGATGTCTTTGTCATTATACATGTTATGAGTGAAAAAAACTGAGAATTTGAGATATTAGGGTTGACTAAGTTCTCATAGGCCCAAAACGATTGTGATCTAGGTCTTCCACACCCAATTCCAGTGTTATTGCTcccattttttaatcacttaGTCAATTTCACTCACCCTTCTAGATTCCAACTCCATAAGAAGAGAGCATTTTTCACCACTTTATTCTTGTCACCCAGGACGCTATCTGGCACTCAGTAGGTACCccaaaaatgttgaataaatgaatttcagaTATCGTTATCTTAATAATCTTAGCCATAATGCTATATAACTTTACTGGTTAAAATGACTTTTCAAATTGTCTTCACATTATAAGATACAGCACAGAGTGAGGTTAAGAGCACAGGGTAATTTTCCTTAATAGATGTTAGGCTATTCCCTGAATTCTTGGAGCCTCCAATCTGGAGTCTCAACTGCTGATACTAGCAACCAGGGGAATGGcagaaataggagaaaatgtCACAAAAGTATTGGCTTTTTATTATTCCCTGTGCCTCCTACTtttccaaaaacagaaaaatggttCTCACACTTTATAAGGAATTCTTCAGCTGCacataacaaaaatgtaaaaacagcaCAAAATGTCAAAACTTAACATCCCAAGTCTGTGGCTCAATAGGAAGAGACTATGAAGAATTATCTTCTGGAATAAGTGATTTAACTAAGAAATGTAACTATTTTCTACGTTGTCTGACCATTGAGTCCAAGGACATTGTCTTCagtctattcatttaaaaaatgaaatcatattgaACACAGCCTATAATTATCACTGCTTGGGGTAGAATAAGAAGATCTTATGTTTCCATCTAGTTTTTCAGGCACTGACTATAAAGGCTAAAACCAGAGTTGACTGTCACCCCAAGGGCAACTTAAGGTTGGAAGGAGTCCTTCCAGAGCtctgggagggaaaggaaaggaaagggaaagggaagggatataaaataaataaataaataaataaataaaataaaacaatttaaataggagaaaaaaataaatctctgctACAGCTGTGCTTTATTTCCTGCATAAGAAATGGTCTTAGCCTTGACATAGCCTTACGCTTTAAATAACTAATGTTCATCAAGCAGCTAATATAAGGTTATATGCTTCACACGCATGGTATCATTTGATCGAATTCTCACCAAAATTCCATAAGGCAACCATTGTTATCTTAAAGAAATCAAGACCTCGTATTACCCACGCACACATAAATAGAAATTAACTTAGCTAAGACTTGAAGGGGCGTCTTTGGAATTTAGGGGCCCTGCACTTCACCCTTATCTTGTACTGCCTCCTCAACCACCATACTTGTGTGTACTGGACCATGGGCAAACTGCAACTAAACATTCTGTTCCTTGGTTTGTATCTTGGTTGCTACCTTTCTCATCTGAATCCTATGAAAGAACTTATTTGGAGTCAGTGGATACCGAGAATGCTAATGAAAAAGCTATGACCACACATTGTAGAACAGGAGCCTTAACAGAGGCATCTTGGAGTGGCACGTTGAATCCTGGAATATCAAATAGCTATAGTGTGAGTCTTATTTCCACTAAAACTATTTTTCAAGAGACATTATTACATTTAGTACATCCCCATCCTCAGTCCCACCCCTTACCTTATAGGTACTACTGCTCCAGGGGTACGGAATTCAGATCTTGGTTGCCACCCTCCAAAAAAAGATAGCCAAGGAAGGAATCTGAGCACCCTCCAGCCACCCCTTCCAGCTCCCAAATTATCATTCAACCTTagtaaaagagaggaaagagatttACCTGCTGCTATTGAGGCTGAAGCCTGAAAGTCATGTATAACCTTTGAAGGACTGTAATGGTTTTAATCACAGGAATAGCACCTTTTTGACaggcaggagggagaaaagagCTGAACCAGTCTGCAAACATTAACCAAGCTATTTTGGAGCAATGGCtattgcctttgaaatctttcatCATGGGTCTATACTTAGAATTCAGatgagcctgggggaggggaatggggcaGTGTTAATCCCCAGTTGTTCTGAAGTTGTCCTGTAAGCAGGTTAGCATCTAAACTGCCCCAAATTGAAGTGTTTGATGCTTTGTTTACATTATTGGATTCTCtctatgtattttgttttaaccTGTTCTGCATATAGGTTGTCACATCATTCTGGGGGTGAcacttctcagttttctttcaaaCTAGATGTTCTAGAGAGCACTGGCTGTAATCACATTGAGAGACTGGTGCTCCATGACAGCTAAAAGTTGGATTGAGTTTCAGGAGCTTCTATATATAAAGCTGGGGCGACTTAAGTCACCGCACTAATTAAATGCCATCTGGGTGGCTCCTCTGGGTTTTTGAGCCCATCACCCAGTTCAGACCGAGTCAGAGGCCAAGGAGGAGAACATGATGATGGACCTTTTTGAAACTGGCTCCTATTTCTTCTACTTGGATGGGGAAAATGTTACCTTGCAGCCGTTAGAAGTGGCAGAGGGCTCTCCTTTGTATCCAGGGAGTGATGGTACCCTGTCCCCCTGCCAGGACCAAATGCCCCCGGAAGCTGGGAGCGACAGCAGCGGAGAGGAACATGTCCTGGCGCCCCCAGGCCTGCAGCCTCCCCACTGCCCCGGCCAATGCCTGATCTGGGCTTGCAAGACCTGCAAGAGAAAATCTGCCCCCACCGACCGGCGGAAGGCCGCCACCCTGCGCGAGAGGAGGCGGCTAAAGAAGATCAACGAGGCCTTCGAGGCACTGAAGCGGCGGACTGTGGCCAACCCCAACCAGAGACTGCCCAAGGTGGAGATTCTGCGGAGCGCCATCAACTACATAGAGCGGTTGCAGGACCTGCTGCACCGGCTAGATCAGCAGGACAAAATGCAGGAGCTCGGGGTGGACCCCTTCAGCTACAGAGCCAAGCAAGAGAGTGTAAGCCCAGATGCTGCCGAGGCCGGGGAATGCACAGGCTCGTTAGTCGCCTTCCCTGCGGCCTTAACCTCCAGCTGCTCTGTCTCCGTTCGCGTCCTCCTTCCTCACCCGCCCCTCCCGCTCCCTCTCAAATGAACCCCCGGTGACCCGTGAACACGGGGTGCCTGCCATGGGCAGGAACTTCATACCCGGCCCGAGGAAACAGGGGAGAGACCCCCTCACAAAGggtcccctaccccaccccacccccccggaACCGATGTTTCTTTACTAATCTGCTGCCTCGGTTTTCCTCCAGCTTGAGGGTGCGGATTTCCTGCGCACCTGCAGCTCCCAGTGGCCAAGTGTTTCGGATCATTCCAGGGGGCTCGTGATAACTGCCAAGGAAGGTAAAGTAAAAGGGCACTGGACTGCGCTGGAGAACATCCCGGGAGGGGACTGGGGTGCTCGCTGGGGGCAGAAAGCGCTCGGAGCCCAGCAGGAGCCTGGACGGTCCCTAAGAGACCGGCGCTCCGTGCGCG
The genomic region above belongs to Balaenoptera musculus isolate JJ_BM4_2016_0621 chromosome 10, mBalMus1.pri.v3, whole genome shotgun sequence and contains:
- the MYF6 gene encoding myogenic factor 6, which produces MMMDLFETGSYFFYLDGENVTLQPLEVAEGSPLYPGSDGTLSPCQDQMPPEAGSDSSGEEHVLAPPGLQPPHCPGQCLIWACKTCKRKSAPTDRRKAATLRERRRLKKINEAFEALKRRTVANPNQRLPKVEILRSAINYIERLQDLLHRLDQQDKMQELGVDPFSYRAKQESLEGADFLRTCSSQWPSVSDHSRGLVITAKEGGASIDSSASSSLRCLSSIVDSISSEEHKLPCVEEVVEK